A window of Primulina huaijiensis isolate GDHJ02 chromosome 9, ASM1229523v2, whole genome shotgun sequence contains these coding sequences:
- the LOC140983723 gene encoding uncharacterized protein isoform X1, with product MMGSIGSLMVSSKSSSSARKLSGSSGSIINRAKRKLSSLFCASFNSKSTFELEDCPEKSFVTDTKKIAPVCSDFHDSMVESSSVLSPNMVSTSSLYENGDSSRRNNSVIDEAFVESSMINLQTSTDQIYFSNTTESLPFQPGEELVSENATNCISTAGAPDETAEITPFICSAHDQSRSPSQGLTVSRADSDNLQYHPDVGLDYNYSDLRSLSVVSDSFPRFQFPGDDHSHVTTISSPGFVVSNSDQDLRNVIHLNEVSISSNLLSNSIGGRSHESRRNGRRLFWDTLSRHSFRRHSESPTILLTGDLSHPGSHLRRLFDSGGDLDFNGAGYDLDSFSARHHHRSERRRQLRSEISERIIGSVLHEGSQETTLCVSGLHPDGTCSCNSFLTAEESSTLESISRIIMLAEALFEVLNEIHHQSLSLSESLVPLPAPESLVDTFPLKYHKKVKNIERDPSNVQQCYICLADYEDEDRLRVLPCNHEYHVPCIDKWLKEINRVCPLCRHNVCDGAGECSASNMAIPS from the exons ATGATGGGTTCGATCGGCAGTCTCATGGTTTCCTCGAAATCATCATCGTCGGCGAGAAAGTTATCCGGCTCAAGTGGGTCCATAATCAACCGCGCCAAACGCAAACTTTCCTCTTTGTTTTGCGCTTCTTTCAATTCGAAGTCAACCTTTGAG CTAGAAGATTGTCCAGAAAAGTCATTTGTTACCGATACCAAAAAAATAGCTCCAGTCTGTAGTGACTTTCATGACTCGATGGTAGAATCATCTTCAGTGTTAAGCCCAAACATGGTAAGCACAAGCTCCCTTTATGAGAACGGAGACTCATCTAGAAGAAATAACAGTGTTATCGATGAAGCTTTTGTGGAATCTTCAATGATAAATCTTCAAACAAGCACAGATCAGATATATTTCTCGAACACAACAGAATCACTTCCATTTCAG CCTGGTGAAGAATTGGTTTCTGAGAATGCAACAAATTGCATATCTACTGCTGGTGCTCCAGATGAAACGGCAGAAATCACACCTTTCATTTGCTCAGCCCATGATCAATCAAGAAGTCCTTCACAAGGACTCACTGTTTCACGTGCAGATTCAGACAACCTTCAATATCATCCAGATGTGGGTTTAGACTACAATTATTCCGATTTAAGGTCTCTTTCTGTAGTTTCTGATtcttttccaagatttcaatTCCCCGGAGATGACCATTCTCACGTGACAACCATTTCTAGTCCAGGATTTGTTGTATCTAATAGTGATCAGGATTTGAGAAACGTGATTCATCTCAATGAGGTGAGTATCTCTTCAAATTTGTTATCAAATAGCATTGGGGGAAGAAGTCATGAATCCAGAAGAAACGGTAGGAGGCTATTTTGGGACACTTTATCAAGACACAGCTTTAGACGACATAGTGAATCACCGACCATTTTGTTAACCGGTGATCTTTCCCATCCTGGCTCCCATTTGAGAAGGCTTTTCGATTCAGGTGGTGATCTTGATTTTAATGGAGCAGGTTATGATCTTGATTCCTTCAGTGCTAGACATCATCATAGAAGTGAAAGGAGACGACAATTGAGATCGGAG ATTTCGGAAAGAATTATAGGCAGTGTCCTTCATGAGGGAAGCCAGGAAACTACATTGTGTGTATCCGGACTCCACCCTGATGGTACATGCTCATGCAACTCATTCCTTACGGCTGAAGAATCCAGTACTCTTGAAAGTATTTCTAGAATAATCATGCTTGCCGAGGCATTATTTGAG GTTTTGAACGAAATTCATCATCAATCTTTGTCACTATCAGAATCCCTTGTTCCACTCCCTGCTCCAGAGTCTCTCGTGGATACCTTTCCTCTCAAGTATCACAAGAAGGTTAAAAACATTGAGCGTGATCCCAGTAATGTTCAACA ATGTTATATTTGTTTAGCTGACTATGAAGATGAGGACAGGTTAAGAGTTCTTCCATGCAATCACGAATACCATGTACCTTGTATCGATAAATGGCTCAAAGAAATAAATAG GGTATGTCCTCTCTGCAGACATAATGTTTGTGATGGTGCTGGAGAATGTTCTGCCTCAAATATGGCAATACCATCTTGA
- the LOC140983723 gene encoding uncharacterized protein isoform X3 — translation MMGSIGSLMVSSKSSSSARKLSGSSGSIINRAKRKLSSLFCASFNSKSTFELEDCPEKSFVTDTKKIAPVCSDFHDSMVESSSVLSPNMPGEELVSENATNCISTAGAPDETAEITPFICSAHDQSRSPSQGLTVSRADSDNLQYHPDVGLDYNYSDLRSLSVVSDSFPRFQFPGDDHSHVTTISSPGFVVSNSDQDLRNVIHLNEVSISSNLLSNSIGGRSHESRRNGRRLFWDTLSRHSFRRHSESPTILLTGDLSHPGSHLRRLFDSGGDLDFNGAGYDLDSFSARHHHRSERRRQLRSEISERIIGSVLHEGSQETTLCVSGLHPDGTCSCNSFLTAEESSTLESISRIIMLAEALFEVLNEIHHQSLSLSESLVPLPAPESLVDTFPLKYHKKVKNIERDPSNVQQCYICLADYEDEDRLRVLPCNHEYHVPCIDKWLKEINRVCPLCRHNVCDGAGECSASNMAIPS, via the exons ATGATGGGTTCGATCGGCAGTCTCATGGTTTCCTCGAAATCATCATCGTCGGCGAGAAAGTTATCCGGCTCAAGTGGGTCCATAATCAACCGCGCCAAACGCAAACTTTCCTCTTTGTTTTGCGCTTCTTTCAATTCGAAGTCAACCTTTGAG CTAGAAGATTGTCCAGAAAAGTCATTTGTTACCGATACCAAAAAAATAGCTCCAGTCTGTAGTGACTTTCATGACTCGATGGTAGAATCATCTTCAGTGTTAAGCCCAAACATG CCTGGTGAAGAATTGGTTTCTGAGAATGCAACAAATTGCATATCTACTGCTGGTGCTCCAGATGAAACGGCAGAAATCACACCTTTCATTTGCTCAGCCCATGATCAATCAAGAAGTCCTTCACAAGGACTCACTGTTTCACGTGCAGATTCAGACAACCTTCAATATCATCCAGATGTGGGTTTAGACTACAATTATTCCGATTTAAGGTCTCTTTCTGTAGTTTCTGATtcttttccaagatttcaatTCCCCGGAGATGACCATTCTCACGTGACAACCATTTCTAGTCCAGGATTTGTTGTATCTAATAGTGATCAGGATTTGAGAAACGTGATTCATCTCAATGAGGTGAGTATCTCTTCAAATTTGTTATCAAATAGCATTGGGGGAAGAAGTCATGAATCCAGAAGAAACGGTAGGAGGCTATTTTGGGACACTTTATCAAGACACAGCTTTAGACGACATAGTGAATCACCGACCATTTTGTTAACCGGTGATCTTTCCCATCCTGGCTCCCATTTGAGAAGGCTTTTCGATTCAGGTGGTGATCTTGATTTTAATGGAGCAGGTTATGATCTTGATTCCTTCAGTGCTAGACATCATCATAGAAGTGAAAGGAGACGACAATTGAGATCGGAG ATTTCGGAAAGAATTATAGGCAGTGTCCTTCATGAGGGAAGCCAGGAAACTACATTGTGTGTATCCGGACTCCACCCTGATGGTACATGCTCATGCAACTCATTCCTTACGGCTGAAGAATCCAGTACTCTTGAAAGTATTTCTAGAATAATCATGCTTGCCGAGGCATTATTTGAG GTTTTGAACGAAATTCATCATCAATCTTTGTCACTATCAGAATCCCTTGTTCCACTCCCTGCTCCAGAGTCTCTCGTGGATACCTTTCCTCTCAAGTATCACAAGAAGGTTAAAAACATTGAGCGTGATCCCAGTAATGTTCAACA ATGTTATATTTGTTTAGCTGACTATGAAGATGAGGACAGGTTAAGAGTTCTTCCATGCAATCACGAATACCATGTACCTTGTATCGATAAATGGCTCAAAGAAATAAATAG GGTATGTCCTCTCTGCAGACATAATGTTTGTGATGGTGCTGGAGAATGTTCTGCCTCAAATATGGCAATACCATCTTGA
- the LOC140983723 gene encoding uncharacterized protein isoform X2 has protein sequence MGGELMKDCPEKSFVTDTKKIAPVCSDFHDSMVESSSVLSPNMVSTSSLYENGDSSRRNNSVIDEAFVESSMINLQTSTDQIYFSNTTESLPFQPGEELVSENATNCISTAGAPDETAEITPFICSAHDQSRSPSQGLTVSRADSDNLQYHPDVGLDYNYSDLRSLSVVSDSFPRFQFPGDDHSHVTTISSPGFVVSNSDQDLRNVIHLNEVSISSNLLSNSIGGRSHESRRNGRRLFWDTLSRHSFRRHSESPTILLTGDLSHPGSHLRRLFDSGGDLDFNGAGYDLDSFSARHHHRSERRRQLRSEISERIIGSVLHEGSQETTLCVSGLHPDGTCSCNSFLTAEESSTLESISRIIMLAEALFEVLNEIHHQSLSLSESLVPLPAPESLVDTFPLKYHKKVKNIERDPSNVQQCYICLADYEDEDRLRVLPCNHEYHVPCIDKWLKEINRVCPLCRHNVCDGAGECSASNMAIPS, from the exons ATGGGAGGGGAATTGATGA AAGATTGTCCAGAAAAGTCATTTGTTACCGATACCAAAAAAATAGCTCCAGTCTGTAGTGACTTTCATGACTCGATGGTAGAATCATCTTCAGTGTTAAGCCCAAACATGGTAAGCACAAGCTCCCTTTATGAGAACGGAGACTCATCTAGAAGAAATAACAGTGTTATCGATGAAGCTTTTGTGGAATCTTCAATGATAAATCTTCAAACAAGCACAGATCAGATATATTTCTCGAACACAACAGAATCACTTCCATTTCAG CCTGGTGAAGAATTGGTTTCTGAGAATGCAACAAATTGCATATCTACTGCTGGTGCTCCAGATGAAACGGCAGAAATCACACCTTTCATTTGCTCAGCCCATGATCAATCAAGAAGTCCTTCACAAGGACTCACTGTTTCACGTGCAGATTCAGACAACCTTCAATATCATCCAGATGTGGGTTTAGACTACAATTATTCCGATTTAAGGTCTCTTTCTGTAGTTTCTGATtcttttccaagatttcaatTCCCCGGAGATGACCATTCTCACGTGACAACCATTTCTAGTCCAGGATTTGTTGTATCTAATAGTGATCAGGATTTGAGAAACGTGATTCATCTCAATGAGGTGAGTATCTCTTCAAATTTGTTATCAAATAGCATTGGGGGAAGAAGTCATGAATCCAGAAGAAACGGTAGGAGGCTATTTTGGGACACTTTATCAAGACACAGCTTTAGACGACATAGTGAATCACCGACCATTTTGTTAACCGGTGATCTTTCCCATCCTGGCTCCCATTTGAGAAGGCTTTTCGATTCAGGTGGTGATCTTGATTTTAATGGAGCAGGTTATGATCTTGATTCCTTCAGTGCTAGACATCATCATAGAAGTGAAAGGAGACGACAATTGAGATCGGAG ATTTCGGAAAGAATTATAGGCAGTGTCCTTCATGAGGGAAGCCAGGAAACTACATTGTGTGTATCCGGACTCCACCCTGATGGTACATGCTCATGCAACTCATTCCTTACGGCTGAAGAATCCAGTACTCTTGAAAGTATTTCTAGAATAATCATGCTTGCCGAGGCATTATTTGAG GTTTTGAACGAAATTCATCATCAATCTTTGTCACTATCAGAATCCCTTGTTCCACTCCCTGCTCCAGAGTCTCTCGTGGATACCTTTCCTCTCAAGTATCACAAGAAGGTTAAAAACATTGAGCGTGATCCCAGTAATGTTCAACA ATGTTATATTTGTTTAGCTGACTATGAAGATGAGGACAGGTTAAGAGTTCTTCCATGCAATCACGAATACCATGTACCTTGTATCGATAAATGGCTCAAAGAAATAAATAG GGTATGTCCTCTCTGCAGACATAATGTTTGTGATGGTGCTGGAGAATGTTCTGCCTCAAATATGGCAATACCATCTTGA
- the LOC140983723 gene encoding uncharacterized protein isoform X4, translated as MVESSSVLSPNMVSTSSLYENGDSSRRNNSVIDEAFVESSMINLQTSTDQIYFSNTTESLPFQPGEELVSENATNCISTAGAPDETAEITPFICSAHDQSRSPSQGLTVSRADSDNLQYHPDVGLDYNYSDLRSLSVVSDSFPRFQFPGDDHSHVTTISSPGFVVSNSDQDLRNVIHLNEVSISSNLLSNSIGGRSHESRRNGRRLFWDTLSRHSFRRHSESPTILLTGDLSHPGSHLRRLFDSGGDLDFNGAGYDLDSFSARHHHRSERRRQLRSEISERIIGSVLHEGSQETTLCVSGLHPDGTCSCNSFLTAEESSTLESISRIIMLAEALFEVLNEIHHQSLSLSESLVPLPAPESLVDTFPLKYHKKVKNIERDPSNVQQCYICLADYEDEDRLRVLPCNHEYHVPCIDKWLKEINRVCPLCRHNVCDGAGECSASNMAIPS; from the exons ATGGTAGAATCATCTTCAGTGTTAAGCCCAAACATGGTAAGCACAAGCTCCCTTTATGAGAACGGAGACTCATCTAGAAGAAATAACAGTGTTATCGATGAAGCTTTTGTGGAATCTTCAATGATAAATCTTCAAACAAGCACAGATCAGATATATTTCTCGAACACAACAGAATCACTTCCATTTCAG CCTGGTGAAGAATTGGTTTCTGAGAATGCAACAAATTGCATATCTACTGCTGGTGCTCCAGATGAAACGGCAGAAATCACACCTTTCATTTGCTCAGCCCATGATCAATCAAGAAGTCCTTCACAAGGACTCACTGTTTCACGTGCAGATTCAGACAACCTTCAATATCATCCAGATGTGGGTTTAGACTACAATTATTCCGATTTAAGGTCTCTTTCTGTAGTTTCTGATtcttttccaagatttcaatTCCCCGGAGATGACCATTCTCACGTGACAACCATTTCTAGTCCAGGATTTGTTGTATCTAATAGTGATCAGGATTTGAGAAACGTGATTCATCTCAATGAGGTGAGTATCTCTTCAAATTTGTTATCAAATAGCATTGGGGGAAGAAGTCATGAATCCAGAAGAAACGGTAGGAGGCTATTTTGGGACACTTTATCAAGACACAGCTTTAGACGACATAGTGAATCACCGACCATTTTGTTAACCGGTGATCTTTCCCATCCTGGCTCCCATTTGAGAAGGCTTTTCGATTCAGGTGGTGATCTTGATTTTAATGGAGCAGGTTATGATCTTGATTCCTTCAGTGCTAGACATCATCATAGAAGTGAAAGGAGACGACAATTGAGATCGGAG ATTTCGGAAAGAATTATAGGCAGTGTCCTTCATGAGGGAAGCCAGGAAACTACATTGTGTGTATCCGGACTCCACCCTGATGGTACATGCTCATGCAACTCATTCCTTACGGCTGAAGAATCCAGTACTCTTGAAAGTATTTCTAGAATAATCATGCTTGCCGAGGCATTATTTGAG GTTTTGAACGAAATTCATCATCAATCTTTGTCACTATCAGAATCCCTTGTTCCACTCCCTGCTCCAGAGTCTCTCGTGGATACCTTTCCTCTCAAGTATCACAAGAAGGTTAAAAACATTGAGCGTGATCCCAGTAATGTTCAACA ATGTTATATTTGTTTAGCTGACTATGAAGATGAGGACAGGTTAAGAGTTCTTCCATGCAATCACGAATACCATGTACCTTGTATCGATAAATGGCTCAAAGAAATAAATAG GGTATGTCCTCTCTGCAGACATAATGTTTGTGATGGTGCTGGAGAATGTTCTGCCTCAAATATGGCAATACCATCTTGA
- the LOC140983725 gene encoding formyltetrahydrofolate deformylase 1, mitochondrial-like — MNLLRKLSPQGHAFARKSFTSLKLPGESLDDITSPSLFHGIHVFHCPDEVGIVAKLSECIASRGGNILNADIFVPEKESVFYARSGFVFDPAKWPRMQMDEDFLKLSKTFNAMRSVVRVPNLDPKYKISVLASKQDHCLVDLLHGWQDGRLPVHITSVISNHDRGPNTHVLRFLERHGIPYHFLDTTKEDKSEGDILNLVKDTDFLVLARYMQVLSGSFLKSYGKDIINIHHGLLPSFKGGNPSKQAFEAGVKLIGATSHFVTEELDEGPIIEQMVERVSHRDNLRSFVHKSENLEKQCLSKAIKSYCELRVLPYEKNRTVVFEA, encoded by the exons ATGAACCTCCTTCGAAAATTATCCCCACAGGGTCATGCATTTGCGAGGAAGTCTTTCACATCTCTCAAGCTCCCTGGCGAATCCCTGGATGATATCACCTCTCCTTCTCTATTCCATGGTATTCATGTATTCCATTGCCCA GATGAAGTTGGAATTGTGGCTAAATTATCGGAATGCATAGCTTCAAGGGGCGGCAACATTCTGAATGCTGATATCTTTGTCCCAGAAAAAGAGAGTGTTTTCTATGCCAGAAG TGGGTTTGTCTTTGACCCTGCTAAATGGCCAAGGATGCAAATGGATGAGGATTTCTTAAAGCTATCAAAGACGTTTAATGCAATGAGATCTGTTGTTCGGGTGCCCAACCTGGATCCTAAATATAAGATTTCAGTTTTAGCTTCAAAGCAG GATCACTGCCTTGTTGATTTGTTACATGGATGGCAGGATGGAAGGCTTCCAGTTCATATTACATCAGTCATAAG CAATCATGATCGAGGTCCAAACACCCATGTGCTGAGATTTCTTGAAAGACATGGAATCCCTTACCATTTTTTGGACACAACTAAAGAAGACAAAAGTGAAGGAGACATCTTGAATTTGGTGAAAGATACTGACTTTCTCGTGCTTGCTAGATACATGCAG GTATTGTCTGGAAGTTTCTTGAAGAGCTATGGGAAGGATATTATTAACATTCACCACGGCCTATTGCCCTCTTTCAAGGGTGGGAATCCATCTAAGCAG GCCTTTGAAGCTGGTGTGAAATTGATTGGTGCAACAAGTCATTTTGTCACTGAAGAACTAGATGAAGGCCCAATAATTGAACAAATG GTGGAGAGAGTTTCTCACCGGGATAACCTGCGGAGTTTCGTACATAAATCTGAGAACCTGGAGAAACAATGTCTTTCGAAAGCGATAAAGTCATACTGTGAGCTGCGAGTTTTGCCTTACGAGAAAAACAGGACTGTTGTATTTGAAGCCTAA
- the LOC140984911 gene encoding E3 ubiquitin-protein ligase ATL4-like: MSTPLSPPPTAVISQVPPPYVDAAKSSTSTSTSTSTSIILVIIIIASSVILSASIYILLRLLSCRFHRAFATADDVVSLRGFSNRQNCHAPSSSVLDSLPLFTFSSVTGNLTGGDCAVCLSKFEPHDQLRLLPLCCHAFHAACIDTWILSNQTCPLCRSTVLPSDADVLDKILSSENRGTRDNSLRNGDSGSFRIEIGSVSRRRSAAEVMDGQRQSYSIGSFEYVVGDNGYEVPAESTAHRRGISDCTSVDKDSSVGVPTHEPPGDVLAAEVSSGRNWLRDYVDRLTSVSISRTMSFASSGRFFSSSSRRSDPVSAAPEDLEANRVGEEISELFRWLSGI; encoded by the coding sequence ATGTCAACTCCATTATCGCCGCCGCCGACCGCCGTCATCTCTCAAGTGCCGCCACCGTACGTTGACGCAGCAAAGTCTTCCACTTCAACTTCAACTTCAACTTCAACTTCCATTATTCTGGTTATCATAATAATCGCTTCCTCTGTTATACTCTCCGCCTCCATATACATTCTGCTCCGCTTACTTTCCTGCCGATTCCACCGAGCATTCGCCACGGCCGATGATGTAGTCTCGCTACGTGGTTTCTCCAACCGACAGAATTGCCACGCGCCGTCGAGCAGTGTACTCGATTCATTGCCACTGTTCACTTTCAGTTCCGTGACCGGTAACCTCACCGGCGGAGACTGTGCAGTTTGCTTGTCAAAATTCGAGCCACACGATCAGCTCCGTTTGTTACCTCTCTGCTGTCACGCGTTCCACGCTGCTTGTATCGATACCTGGATACTCTCCAACCAAACATGTCCTCTCTGCAGGTCCACCGTGCTCCCCTCCGACGCAGATGTGCTCGATAAAATCCTCTCGTCCGAAAACCGCGGCACTAGGGATAACAGTTTAAGGAACGGAGACAGCGGGAGCTTTCGGATTGAGATCGGGAGCGTCAGTCGCCGCAGGAGCGCGGCGGAGGTTATGGATGGACAGCGGCAGTCATATTCAATAGGTTCTTTCGAGTACGTTGTCGGCGACAACGGATACGAGGTTCCTGCAGAGTCCACCGCTCACAGGAGAGGAATCTCAGATTGCACCTCCGTTGATAAAGATTCATCCGTTGGAGTTCCGACACATGAGCCGCCGGGGGATGTTTTGGCGGCGGAGGTTTCAAGCGGCAGGAACTGGCTTAGAGACTACGTGGACCGGCTGACTTCCGTTTCTATTTCTCGTACAATGTCGTTTGCGAGCTCCGGTAGATTCTTCTCCAGCAGCAGTCGCCGTAGTGATCCCGTCTCCGCTGCCCCCGAGGATCTAGAGGCGAACCGTGTCGGAGAGGAAATCAGCGAGCTCTTCAGGTGGCTTTCAgggatttaa
- the LOC140984959 gene encoding uncharacterized protein, which produces MVMRLNILCYFQWILLCNFVLFAACVCSKKSANAATDLAEIINNNRTSPKAPKLSVSPGLGCIALQYANACKGNCSSNNTITCQPPEDYFTEIFAPNCGVELPTFGTISGHILGCQKTYLEPSEAFSRVLVLDPRTLSLSRNGTFTQVGVGILGGHKGKGPYIWCVLFSNSQRNTTFVLENLGKGIVQTSGCYSGASLACSAGHRNSSVFFILSLFVFTFYCCKLIFS; this is translated from the exons ATGGTGATGAGGCTCAATATACTTTGTTACTTCCAGTGGATTCTTCTCTGTAATTTTGTTCTGTTCGCAGCGTGCGTTTGCTCCAAGAAAAGTG CAAATGCAGCAACTGATCTTGCCGAGATAATTAACAACAATAGAACGTCACCAAAGGCTCCAAAACTTAGTGTCAGCCCTGGACTTGGATGCATCGCCCTACAGTATGCAAACGCTTGCAAGGGAAACTGTAGCTCTAACAACACTATAACTTGCCAGCCACCAGAGGACTATTTCACCGAAATATTCGCTCCCAACTGTGGCGTTGAACTTCCCACTTTCGGAACCATATCTGGCCACATATTGGGGTGTCAAAAGACGTATCTTGAGCCATCGGAAGCATTTTCACGCGTACTAGTTCTAGATCCGAGAACCCTTTCGTTATCAAGGAACGGAACATTTACCCAAGTTGGAGTAGGCATATTGGGAGGCCACAAGGGTAAAGGGCCATATATTTGGTGTGTTTTGTTTAGTAACAGCCAAAGAAACACCACATTTGTTCTTGAAAATCTTGGTAAAGGGATTGTGCAGACGAGTGGGTGTTATAGTGGAGCCAGTTTGGCCTGCAGTGCAGGTCACCGAAATTCTTCTGTGTTTTTTATACTTTCGCTGTTTGTTTTTACTTTCTATTGTTGCAAGCTCATTTTTTCATGA